The Elgaria multicarinata webbii isolate HBS135686 ecotype San Diego chromosome 1, rElgMul1.1.pri, whole genome shotgun sequence genome has a window encoding:
- the ZGPAT gene encoding zinc finger CCCH-type with G patch domain-containing protein, whose translation MDEQNLETAIQTYTAQLQQVELALGAGLDPSQQSDLIQLQADLKQLIELTESSLVSVRKSKLCSTVAPGTLSTSPSTDLQQDTLGSGKLSADDEYAAFKEAIAEIGGEDEPSSACNEEGDGEADEEEEELEEEEEEEEAASGMKVKAPYYSSWGTLEYHNAMIVGSECLEDGSPGVRVLYLYPTHKSLKPCPFFLDDKCRFKENCRFSHGQVVSVEELRPFEEPDLSSLAVGSACLARHQDGIWYAAKITDIDSGYYTVKFDSLLLKEAVVEGDGIMPPLRVEESSSSESEGDEVDDAAYAKVIDSGTPENGEGPSTCNSSFGSWEAHTRGIGSKLLAQMGYEFGKGLGKNSEGRVEPVLAVVLPKGKSLDQCAEILQKKREGKLDPAKPRRRRAKGSRAPRLPRQSPKPRNVFDFLNEKLQGKDASEQEGGLAPLERNSKEIYHASKSTKKALSVRLFQTMERIDQTQKDIRGIQEALARNVGRHTVATAQLEEKLAGAHKKLVELRAQEASLQREQKKADTHKKMTEF comes from the exons ATGGATGAGCAGAATTTGGAAACAGCAATTCAAACCTATACTGCCCAGCTGCAGCAAGTGGAGTTGGCTTTAGGGGCTGGGCTGGACCCATCGCAACAGTCTGATCTGATCCAACTGCAGGCAGATTTAAAGCAGCTGATAGAACTGACAGAATCCAGCCTTGTGTCTGTGAGGAAGAGCAAGCTCTGTTCAACTGTGGCCCCAGGGACACTCTCCACATCTCCATCCACTGATCTACAACAGGACACTCTTGGATCTGGCAAACTGAGCGCTGATGATGAATATGCAGCTTTTAAGGAAGCCATTGCTGAAATTGGGGGTGAGGATGAACCCTCGAGCGCTTGTAACGAGGAGGGAGACGGAGAGgctgacgaagaagaagaagaattagaggaagaggaggaggaggaggaagcagccagTGGGATGAAAGTCAAAGCCCCGTACTACAGTTCTTGGGGTACCCTTGAATACCATAATGCCATGATTGTGGGGAGTGAGTGTTTGGAAGACGGAAGCCCAGGAGTCAGAGTGCTCTACCTGTACCCCACTCACAAGTCCTTGAAGCCGTGTCCCTTCTTCTTGGATGACAAATGTCGATTTAAAGAGAATTGCCG ATTTTCTCATGGGCAAGTTGTATCTGTGGAGGAGCTGCGTCCCTTCGAGGAGCCAGATCTCAGCAGCCTGGCTGTGGGCTCAGCCTGCCTGGCAAGGCATCAGGATGGGATCTGGTATGCTGCTAAAATCACAG ACATCGACAGCGGTTACTACACGGTGAAATTTGATTCGCTGCTGCTGAAGGAGGCCGTTGTGGAGGGCGATGGCATCATGCCTCCGCTGCGTGTTGAGGAGAGCTCCTCATCGGAGTCAGAAGGCGACGAAGTGGATGACGCTGCATATGCTAAAG TCATTGATTCTGGCACCCCAGAGAATGGGGAGGGGCCCTCGACCTGCAATTCTTCCTTCGGCAGCTGGGAGGCGCACACCCGCGGCATTGGCTCTAAACTCCTTGCTCAGATGGGATACGAGTTCGGGAAAG GCTTGGGGAAGAATTCGGAGGGCCGCGTGGAGCCGGTATTGGCGGTCGTGCTGCCGAAAGGCAAATCCTTGGACCAGTGTGCCGAGATCCTCCAGAAGAAGCGGGAGGGCAAGCTGGACCCGGCCAAGCCCAGAAGACGGCGGGCCAAAGGGAGCAGGGCCCCCCGGCTCCCCAGGCAGAGCCCGAAGCCCCGGAATGTGTTTGACTTTCTGAACGAGAAACTTCAGGGCAAGGACGCCAGTGAGCAGGAGGGCGGGCTGGCGCCGTTGGAGAGGAACAGCAAGGAGATCTATCATGCCAGCAAGagcaccaagaaggccctgaGCGTGCGCCTCTTCCAGACCATGGAAAGGATCGACCAAACCCAGAAGGACATCCGAGGGATCCAGGAGGCCCTGGCACGCAACGTTGGGCG GCACACCGTTGCCACAGCGCAGCTGGAAGAGAAGCTGGCTGGGGCCCACAAGAAgttggttgagctgcgggctcaggAGGCCAGTCTCCAGCGAGAGCAGAAGAAAGCGGACACACACAAGAAAATGACAGAATTCTAG